Genomic DNA from Desulfuromonas sp. TF:
GCGTGGATGAATGCGCTCACCGGCACATCCTTGACCAGCTTGGAGAAGAGCAGGGGCTTGTCGATCTCACGGGTGTCCCCCACCACCACCGGTCGAGCATCCAGGAAACACATGCCGAAATAGGTCTCCCTGGAGGGGACCATCGCTGACTCCGCCACGTAACCCGAGATGAGGCCTACGTGGCTGCGGATCCTCAAAGTTCCGTCCTCATCCAGCAGCCTTACCGCCAGGTGCTCGAAGCCGAACTCCCGCTTGATCAGGAGCAGCACCTCCTGCAGCAGGGTGTCGATATCGAGGCTTCGAGACAGGGCGTGCGAGGCCTCGTGGAGAACCACTAACTCCCGAAGTCGTCGCTCCAGGGCATCCCGGCTCTCGGCCAGGGTCTTGGAAACGCCGCCGAAGACGTCCAGGATTTCCACAGCGCGTTCCCTGGGCCAGGCCAGAGTGCCGTTGATGATCATGCGAGCCGACTGAGCACCGAGGGCGCTGGCCAGACAACGCTCTGTCGCTTCGAGGAGCAGTTGGGGGGAGGCGCGCTCGGGAAGAGCCTCCAGCACATCCCGGGCCGTCCGGACACCCACGAAGCGCGCCAGAAGTCCTTCCATGTCCGCCCTGGTGGCCCAGGCCGCGGGCAACTCGGAACGCGAGGCCTCCTGTGCAAGCTTTGCGGTCAGGAAGCTGAAGAAGAAATAGGCCCCTACATTGAATACCATGCTCCAGATCAGGGCGTGGCTCCAGTTGTCGAAACCCTGCAGCCCGAAGAGTTCCCGCGGCTTCAGCAGTTCTATTCCCCACGGGCCATCCGTCAGGATCGACGCGCTTGCCCATCCCGAATCGACGAAACTGGGCAGAAGCAAGGTATAAGCCCATATAGCGAATCCGGCCACCAGCCCGGCGAGGGCCCCGATCCGGGTTCCACCTTTCCAGTACAGGCCGAGAAGGACGGCGGGCGCGAACTGGATTACGGCAGAGAAGGACAATAACCCTGTGGCGACCAGAGTGTGCGACTCTCCCATCCACCGCTTGAAGGCGTAACCCAGGAGAATGATGCCGAAGATGACGGCCCGCTTGGTGTTCAAAAGAGGACGGGCGAGATCCAACTTCCCTAAATTGCGGAAGGCAGGGAAGATTTTCCCCAGGAGTCCAACCCCGAAATGGTGAAGTATCATTGTCGACAGAGCGACCGAGGCAACGATAACCATGCCGGTTGCGGCGGAGAATCCTCCCAGGAAGGCGAGAAACGCCAGATCGGTATGGCCCCGCAACAGCGGCAGGGAAATCATGTAGAAATCGGGGTCCAGATCTCCCCCGTACAGGCGCCCGACCAGGGCCACGGGAAGGACGAGAAGGTTGATAAGGAGCAGGTAGGCCGGAAATGCCCACGATGCCGTCCGCAGGTGGCTCTCCCGAACGTTCTCGACCGCCAGCATATGAAACTGGCGGGGCAAAAGGATGACGGCTGACGCCGAGAGCACGCTCAAAGAGACCCAGGCGGAAAAGGACGTCCCGGAAACCTCCCCCATCAGGAAGAGACGAGAGAGGGCGGGGTCGGCCTGGGCCCTTTCGAAAACCTGGGTCAGCCCGCCGCCGATGCCGAAGGTAATATAGAAGCCGAGCACCAGGAAGGCCACCAGCTTCACCGCGCTCTCGAATGCTATCGCAGCGACCATTCCCTCGTGCCGCTCGGTGGCAACCAGGCTCCTCGCCCCGAAGAGCCCGGCGAAAATGGACAGGCCGAGGGCCGCCCAGAAGGACGCATCATCCAGAATCCCCGAGACCACGGCTCTTCCTGTAAGAAAGTCGAAGGTATGACCGATGGCCTTGAGTTGGAGGGCGATATACGGAGTGATGCCGATCACCATCATGGTGGTGGCCAAGGCGCCCAGTGCCCAGCCCTTGCCGTACAGGATTTCGAGGAGGTCCGGCAGGCTGGTGACACCTTCCGCCCGGCAGAAGGAGACCAGGCGCTTGAGCAGGGAGGGCCCCAGAAGAAAGACCAGGGTTGGGCCCAGATAAATGGGAAGGAATCCCAGCCCGGTGGTGGCGGCCTGCCCCACGCTGCCGTAAAAAGTCCAGGAGGTACAGTAGACGGCCAGGGAAAAACTGTACACCCACGGGTTGTCGACCGGGCTGCGCCCCTCTTCCCTCGCCTTGTCCGTGGCGTAGGCGATGGCGAACAGGCCGAGAAGGTAGCCAAGCCCGAGGAATGCGACCCAGAAGGGCTGGCTCATGGTTCATCTCCGCGAGACAGCAGCCAGCCGGCCAGCACGAGCGCCCCCCAGGCCGTAAACAGGTAAAGGGGAAGGACCGGAATCCCCAGGAGTGCACCCGGCCGGTTAAAGGCCCCCAGCAAAGGAGGGTACAGGGCCACGACTCCCATGACAAACAAGGCGGCGAGTCGACGCGAGGGCATATCCATCCTGCATACTCCTTGCTCTAAAGTGATTCCCAGGCTGATACAGCCTGCTAGCTAGAATCGGGATGACTGCCAGCGAAGCAGCAAATGCCGGTCGCAGAAGCTCTTGGCTTCGGCGAGGGTCCTCACTTCCCGTCCCGGTAGCAGCGAAAGGAGGCCCAAGAACACTTGGGCGGCGGCACGGGCATCACCGAGGGAAGTGTGCCGTCCCTCTATGGTGATCCCCATGCGTTCAGCGATGGCGTCAAGGCTATGTCCTTCGATCCCCTGATGAAGGGCGTAGGAAAGCAGCAGGGTATCGAGAATCGGATTATCGATCTGGGGAAGCCCCGCAGCGGCTGCGGCCATGTCGAGGCACTTTTTGTCGAATGCCGCGTTGTGAGCAACCAGGATCGCGTCTCCCACGTATTCCATGAACTGCGGATATACCTCATCCATGGAAGGGGCATCTGCCACCATGTGGTCCTCGATATGGTGGATTTGTGTGGATTCGGGGGGAATGGGCCGACCCGGGTTGACCAGGGTGTTGAAGATGTCGGCATTTTGGACCCGCCCCCGGCGAATGCGAACGCCGCTGATGCTGATGATCTTGTCCCCCCGGGAAAGCTGCAGTCCGGTGGTTTCGGTGTCGACCACCACATACTCGAGATCTGCAAGGTTGGCCTGCAGCAGATCTTCCCGCTCGATAATCGGGCGGGGGAGAAACAGATCAAAATTGTAAAACTCCGGCTCCCCCTCGATCAGCCCGTCCGCACTGCGAACTTCGGGAACGGAGGCTGCCTGCAGCAGGGCCAGCCGCACCTCGAGGGAATCACCGGAAGACCGGGTCCACAGCTCTCCCCGGTTTCTTCGCACCGCCTCTCCCAAGGGAAGAGGCACTTCGCCGGCGGGGCATACCTCAAGGGATTCCAACTCGGCCAGGTCGCCGGCGAAAGAACCCCCGATCCGGAAGGTCGTAACTACGGTCCCGTCCTCCACCCGGATGTTGGCGGCGACCGAAACCTGTCGGGAACTCCTCCGGGCGATCCACTGAAGGACGCACCGCAAGGAGGCCACCCAGGAGAACGGCTCCACCAGAACAGGGGGGATGAGGTCGCCGCCGGCCTCGATCTCTACCGAAATTCCCGTGACCGAAATCAAGGATTCCTCCACGAGCTCCAAGGGATTTGAGGGGACGGCCGACCAGCGCGGCGTCTGTGCGGCGCCGGCGGCCTCCTCCATGACCGTCACCCGCTCGCCCAGGCGATCCATCTCCTCGGCCACCGCAGCGAGGAACACCTGTTGTTTCTCCTCAGGCATCTCCCGGTGCCGTTGGATTGTCTCGACAAGGAATCGGGAGGTGGCCACCGGCCCCCTCAGGAGTTGGGGCATCTCTCTCAGGGTTTCCTCGAACAGGTTCCCCTCTTCGGTGGGAGCGCTCAGATCGCGAAATACGAGAAGGAATCCGGCACGTTCTCCATCGGGTCCGGGGATAACCGAAAGGGATCCCTTGAGAAGCTTCCCGTCGATGAGTGGAAAGACCACTTCTTCCATGGCCTCCCCGCCCGGGTTCCAATTCCGGCGAAGTCGCTTCAAGTGAAAGCTGAGCCGGTCGCTGGGAAAGATGCGCGACAGCGGAGCTCCTATGCCTGAGGTGTATTCCCGGCCGAGAATTATGCGGGCACGGGGGTTCATCAGGATGGTCTCGGCGGCCTCGTTGGCCACGACCACACCGTCCACCATGGTGCGAAGCACGGTAGCCAGCCGATTGCGCTCCTCCTGCAGCGTCAGGGTCGCTTCCCGCACGCGCTCTTCAAGCTTGTCGTAGGCCTTGGCCAGGTTCTCGGCCATGAGGTTGAACTCAAGGGCCAACTCCTCGAGCTCATCCCCCGTATCAAGCTCAATCCGATGAGCCAGATTGATGCGGGAAACGATCTCGGCGCCGCGCCGAATCTCCAGGATGGGGCGCAGGAATTGATCCGCCATCCGCCACGCCAGAGTGACGACCATTATGCCGAAGACGGCCAGCAGGAAGGCCACCTGACCGCTTACCGAGAAAAAATGGCCGTATACCTGGGATGCCGGTTGGACCACGGCGAGAAACCAGCCGCGATCCGCGGCGCTCCCAAGTGGCTCCACTGCCGCCACGCCGGCGAAATAGCTCTCATCGTCGGCCTCAAAGGTTGTCCACTTGAACAAGTCTTCGGTGTAGGGGGGGACGGGAATCGAGGGGTTTCCCGCCAGTCGGTCTCCCCCGGCCGTGAACAGAACCGCGCCCCCTCCTTCCCCCTTTTTCGACACATCGAGGAACTGTTTCAGGTCTTCCGGAGCGAAGAAAACCTCAAGTGTGCCGAGGCGACCCCCATCGGTGTCCGTCACCACAACCCGGTAGTCCAGGGTCTTCTCGGAGTACGGGTCGGGGGACGGTTTGTCGCCTGGAATTGTGGGGCCGCCGTTCGGAACCAGAGCGATCCTTTGAAGCCCGGGATGGGATTGACGGGCCGATGAAAGGATCTCTTCCGGCAAAGGTCCCGTACCCGACAGATATGCCTTGACCTCAGACGATGCCGCCAGGGCAGCCGCAGCCTGCTGGTAACGGTTCAACTCTGCCCGCAGATGCCCTGCCAGTTGCTCCGCCTCCTGGGCAAGTTGGCGCCCCTGGTTCTCCCCTATGTCGTTGCGGACTATGAAGAACAGTGCCGTCAGCGCAGCCAGCAGGGGCAGTACAGCCAGTCCCATGAGGGAAACGATCATGCGGCTGCGCAGGCTTTTTCTTCTGCGAAGGGGCGATGCCCCCTGATCAGCCGTCATGGTTCGATCATCGTTCGGATCTTCTCGAGCAGGTCCGCAGCGCTGAACGGTTTCGTTACGTACTCGTCCGCCCCTACCTCAAGCCCCTTCTTCCTCTCGAGGGTCTGGCCCTTGGCCGTCAGCATGATTACTTTCGTCCCGCTCATATCCTCCCGCTCCTGGATGATTCGGCATACCTCGTAGCCATCTTTCCGGGGCATGTTGATGTCCAGGAGAATCAGATCCGGCCGCACGCGCTCGGCCACTTCCAGGGCCTCCTCCCCATCCCGGGCAGTATGGACCTCGTACCCCTCCATCTCCAGAATGAATTCAATGGACATCAGGATGTTGGGCTCATCATCCACTGCAAGAATCTTTTTCTTTCCCATTGGTTCTCCTCGCGCCTCCGCCGGTTCTTCCAGTACTAAGTTTATAACATATCTCATAATTACAGAAAAAGAAACGATGTTCTATGTGGCGACGAGGCGCGGCGCAGCGAAGACAATCGCCAGGATGACGAATTATGCAGAGATGGTATTTCATGGAAAAACGATAGGGAACCGTAATGCGAAAGCGCGAAAGATCGAGCGGCAATTCGATTTAAGAGCTTATGGTGCAGGTTATACCGCCTGCGTCAGCAAGGAACTGATAGTGGTTTTTCGCGGTGAGATCTCAGGGCGTATGCACCTCCTCCGCCAGAA
This window encodes:
- a CDS encoding ATP-binding protein, yielding MSQPFWVAFLGLGYLLGLFAIAYATDKAREEGRSPVDNPWVYSFSLAVYCTSWTFYGSVGQAATTGLGFLPIYLGPTLVFLLGPSLLKRLVSFCRAEGVTSLPDLLEILYGKGWALGALATTMMVIGITPYIALQLKAIGHTFDFLTGRAVVSGILDDASFWAALGLSIFAGLFGARSLVATERHEGMVAAIAFESAVKLVAFLVLGFYITFGIGGGLTQVFERAQADPALSRLFLMGEVSGTSFSAWVSLSVLSASAVILLPRQFHMLAVENVRESHLRTASWAFPAYLLLINLLVLPVALVGRLYGGDLDPDFYMISLPLLRGHTDLAFLAFLGGFSAATGMVIVASVALSTMILHHFGVGLLGKIFPAFRNLGKLDLARPLLNTKRAVIFGIILLGYAFKRWMGESHTLVATGLLSFSAVIQFAPAVLLGLYWKGGTRIGALAGLVAGFAIWAYTLLLPSFVDSGWASASILTDGPWGIELLKPRELFGLQGFDNWSHALIWSMVFNVGAYFFFSFLTAKLAQEASRSELPAAWATRADMEGLLARFVGVRTARDVLEALPERASPQLLLEATERCLASALGAQSARMIINGTLAWPRERAVEILDVFGGVSKTLAESRDALERRLRELVVLHEASHALSRSLDIDTLLQEVLLLIKREFGFEHLAVRLLDEDGTLRIRSHVGLISGYVAESAMVPSRETYFGMCFLDARPVVVGDTREIDKPLLFSKLVKDVPVSAFIHAPMTYEGRVIGVLTAYATRGPMHFTDEFIELFAALANQLAMAAVNAQLYTEVQAYSHAMEEKVARRTAELEKANARLRELDRLKSDFLSTVSHELRTPLTSIRSFSEILLRYDVDDVEKRRKFVSVINNEAERLTRMINDLLDLSKIEAGRLDLHLEPMELEPVFSRALGTTHPLFAEKNIRASGEVAAGLPPVYADADWLHQVLTNLLSNAVKFSPEGGTIRLSGRQQDDFALISVADEGPGISTDRLEQVFERFQQARDPQKSHPLGTGLGLTISREIVEKMGGKIWVESEVGGGAVFSFTIPLARGAA
- a CDS encoding exonuclease domain-containing protein codes for the protein MTADQGASPLRRRKSLRSRMIVSLMGLAVLPLLAALTALFFIVRNDIGENQGRQLAQEAEQLAGHLRAELNRYQQAAAALAASSEVKAYLSGTGPLPEEILSSARQSHPGLQRIALVPNGGPTIPGDKPSPDPYSEKTLDYRVVVTDTDGGRLGTLEVFFAPEDLKQFLDVSKKGEGGGAVLFTAGGDRLAGNPSIPVPPYTEDLFKWTTFEADDESYFAGVAAVEPLGSAADRGWFLAVVQPASQVYGHFFSVSGQVAFLLAVFGIMVVTLAWRMADQFLRPILEIRRGAEIVSRINLAHRIELDTGDELEELALEFNLMAENLAKAYDKLEERVREATLTLQEERNRLATVLRTMVDGVVVANEAAETILMNPRARIILGREYTSGIGAPLSRIFPSDRLSFHLKRLRRNWNPGGEAMEEVVFPLIDGKLLKGSLSVIPGPDGERAGFLLVFRDLSAPTEEGNLFEETLREMPQLLRGPVATSRFLVETIQRHREMPEEKQQVFLAAVAEEMDRLGERVTVMEEAAGAAQTPRWSAVPSNPLELVEESLISVTGISVEIEAGGDLIPPVLVEPFSWVASLRCVLQWIARRSSRQVSVAANIRVEDGTVVTTFRIGGSFAGDLAELESLEVCPAGEVPLPLGEAVRRNRGELWTRSSGDSLEVRLALLQAASVPEVRSADGLIEGEPEFYNFDLFLPRPIIEREDLLQANLADLEYVVVDTETTGLQLSRGDKIISISGVRIRRGRVQNADIFNTLVNPGRPIPPESTQIHHIEDHMVADAPSMDEVYPQFMEYVGDAILVAHNAAFDKKCLDMAAAAAGLPQIDNPILDTLLLSYALHQGIEGHSLDAIAERMGITIEGRHTSLGDARAAAQVFLGLLSLLPGREVRTLAEAKSFCDRHLLLRWQSSRF
- a CDS encoding response regulator transcription factor; the encoded protein is MGKKKILAVDDEPNILMSIEFILEMEGYEVHTARDGEEALEVAERVRPDLILLDINMPRKDGYEVCRIIQEREDMSGTKVIMLTAKGQTLERKKGLEVGADEYVTKPFSAADLLEKIRTMIEP